The Plasmodium coatneyi strain Hackeri chromosome 2, complete sequence genomic interval acagaagaaaaaggtgacatgcgccccccctttttttaagtatcaCTATTGTATTACGTGTATACACTCCTTTAAGTAGTATCCTGTGACGTTATACGGAGTCACAtttcttgtatttttttctgtccacTTTTTGTTAATTACTCCGATTGctctttcattttataataagctgatttttttttttttaatttcatatAATGGCCGAAAGAGAATCGCGCGATGAAGAAATATGCTTGAGAGGGGCGACTCGGCTTGATGGAACACCAAAGCATGATTCATTTCTTAATAAGGATGGGTTGTTATTACGCTCGTACGGATGGTTAGTGAAAAACGCCATAggcattataattttaattcatGGAATTAAATGTCATGCGAGGCTAAACTTTTTAAGACCCAATGTAGAGGTAATAAGCGATGATAACGTTATAGtgaaggatgaaaataattACTACCTTTATGAAGATAGTTGGGTAGAACAATTTAATAAACATGGATATTCCGTCTTTGGATTAGATTTACAAGGTCACGGTTTATCAGATGGATATGAGAAGCTCAGTTATCATGTGAAGGAGTTTGATGATTTCGCCTATGATGTAATGCAGTATATTAGGAACATTCAGGACAGCATAAATGGTTCAAATGGTGGTGATCCACGGAAGGGGGAGGATGTTAGTTCACCATTTCGAGATGACAAGATATGTGAGAGGAAGGCTCTTCCCACTTACCTAGTAGGTATATCTATGGGGGGAAGTATCGCCTTGAGGATGCTACAAATATTAGGGAAGTCACCAAATAGGAGAAAAAGTGCAGGACTACACATCAGTGGGTGCATTTCCATCTCCCCGATGATAACTGTTAAAAAGATGCCATCGAGAAATTCGTTCCTATTTCAGTACGTTTATCTCCCATTGTCCAAGTGCATTGCTGATTGGTTTCCAACGGTGAGACTTATTAACAAGTATCTATATAAGAAGTATCCGTAtgttaaatattttattgaGTATGATAAAAATCGACCTAAAGGGGGAATCACATGCAGATTTGGCTATGAGCTTTTAAGAACAATTGACAACTTAGACAATGACATAAAACACATGCCTAAAGATATCCCTGTGTTGATTATTCATTCTAAGGAGGACATTTTGTGCTGCTATGACGGATCCCTATCGTTCTACAACAGAATCGATGTAAACAATAAAGAAATGCACACACTGGAGGATATGGAGCATACCATCATTTGGGAACCCGGGAATGAGGatgtttcaaaaaaaatcgtGGATTGGATGAGGGGTCTGCCGTCATCAAAAGTGGGCAGCACgtcaaagggggaagaacgcGTCGAAGAGGAGCAAAGCGTTTGAGGTGATTAGCATAGGAGGTGATTCTCCCTATGAGGAAAGGAATGCACATGGTTCCCCTTCTCTAGGGGAAATGTGCAatccaccttttttattaacacCATTGGGGGGGGTATCCATAATGGCACGGATGTGTATCCACCTCGCGGTAGTGACATTTGGTGTGACccatctgtttttttttttatgttgacTACTATGATATGTAATTGTTTTGatcattttattgtgtattatttttttttttcttttatactAATTTTAAGATCTTCACTGtgtgaattaaaaattataattttccgtattgtgcatttgtttttttttttgaggtgTGCGCATCGGgaggttattttttttgggacaCTTCAGCATTCACTTTCACTTTCAcgtgaaaatgggaaatattaaaaagaaaaagtccatgtaaaaagaaaaaggggtggTAATAAATTAAACGAATATTGTGTTCAGTTGTCGTATGTCACAAAATATGATTCGTATacaaaattaataatatatatgcgtgtaaactaaaaaaaaaaaggggaaacgcGTGGTctaataaaattttgaaggatcaaaaattaaacgaaAATTTACATATATCTTTGTCATTTAATTATGCACTAAAGCtctgcacatgcatatagtAATATTAATATTACATTATATAGATAttatttggggaaaaaagaagaaaggtaaGCATACAGGAATGTACAATATTATtgactcaaaaaaaaaaaaaaaatatactatGAACTCCATAACACATTGTTTATGGTGCTTAATGGGAGGAAAGTGAAATATCATTCccacattttatttatattcatATGCCTATAACGATTGTGTCAAAGTGTTTTGcaataaatgatctaaatacAATTCCTTGTCCACGATGCTTAATTCAATTTGACATGCCTCAAACACACCAAACCCCAAATTAAGCATCCACAATTTGGATACAAATTGTCTCTTCCTAAGAAATATGTTCCTAAAGACGTTCCTCAAGAACCTATtctttaggaacaaagtctttcctccctaaacccggaatctaaactttgaacctgttccttaggaccatcaaccctaaacacCGAATCTCAACCTGAAATTTGACCCTGTTCCTCAGGGACATCTTCCCTAAGAACGttttccataggaacaccttccttaggaacaaagccTTCCTCcattaaccctaaactctataTCCTGAACCCCAGACTGTAAACCGTGAACCATGGatccctaaatcctgaaacactaaatcctgaaccctaaaccctgaaccctaaaccctgaaccctaaaccctgaaccctaacccacttctcccttcctttcctcccctcTGTTATCTGGAAGATGAAGTGGTGTATGGAATGGAATATAATGTGCCAGAATCATGTATAGAACCTATTGTAGAACCTTCGCCGTCTGTTAATGTATCCAAGTTGTGATGACCACGTGCTGTTCTTCTATTTctgctgttccttcctttgctcCTTCCACCAAAGAAGGTGTTACTTATCCCAGAGAATACATTGGTATactaaaaagagaaaaaaaaagtggaacagggaagaaaggaggagtgGTGTTAGGGCAGTGTTAGGGCAGAAATGTGTATTCCACAtgtatacaaaaatgtagctTATCCCTGTTATTTACTACttttaaaggggaaaataaggCAGATTGATTCTATTATGACTGTACTTTTAATATGGATggtaaggtggtaggtggtgctgttacttaccttatatagggaaaaaatgattacAGGAATTAGTGTCAATACGGTTGCCGAAGAAACAGCAGCAGCCGGAACTGTGTTGCTGCTACTTCCCGAACTACCAGGGAGGGACAGCCCTCCCAGGTGACCATTTCCATGTTCATGACTATGTTGTGGAGTATGTACTTCCGGAGTGCCCGGACTGGATACAGTAAGTTGCTCTGGGGACTTTTGTGCAGTTGGCATATGGGTATTAGTAACTTGCAACCTCCCTGCTGCTCCCTCCCCCCCATGCGGCTGCGAAGACATTGCACTTTCTAGAGGTGCTTGATGATCAAGTGAACCATCTCTAGTGGGTGATGCAGCCTGTGGGCCACTGTCTCCGTGGTGTCCCCCTTCGCTCGCAGATATTCGATCTTCGTCACCCTCGTCTTCCTCTCCATCAGATGCTACTTTTGAAGGTTCCTCTCCTCCCTCCTGCCCACAGTCTAACTCTAGGTCTAATATTTCCTCGTACTTCTGCtttaattcttctttaaattctttacaaCATGTAGGATCAGGAGTACTACTACCAGGTTCACACAtactttgtaattttccaTATGCTTCCTTAGTTTcttgccatttttcctttaacctTAGACATAAGGGAGATTGCTTATAACCAGTTTGATCCTGCAGTTTAATATAGTCGTAGTAGTAGTCGTATATTACTTTTGCCTTTTCGAAAAGTTGTTCGCAAATACCatcgtatatataattgcaACTCCTCCCGGAGATTAATTTCTGCAGTGCAATATATACGAAGGAGACGGCATTCGGAAATTGGCGCTCTCCGTCCTTCAATTTCCCCCTTAATTGGTcacctatccaataatatagtaaATTACAGCTCTGAGCATAATGCTTTCTCTTTGAGTCCATGTTCAGTGCGTAACAGAACGCATTTACAATTTCCCTGGCATAGTCCTCACTACCACTCCGTAACCACCCGAATACTGTTCctaattctttccttatttcctcctccttatttGGTCTTCCCTTAGACACAGTACATTCCCCCGCCTCCGtgaattcattatatatttcctctGTGGGCAACATATTTGAATCTTCGTTCTAcaaatgattatatatatatatatatatattacatatataccaacatatatatatacacgtatatatgtatatatatccatattACATTACGCATAATGTACAATTATTCACATTATTCCTACTACTACCTGTGGTGCCATTTTCCTCTGCTTGCATATAACTcctgtatatatagaacaaacaagcaaacacaacaaacaatcacaaacacaacaagaaacaacaaacaaacacactccctcccttccttcatgtgttaaggaagaaaaattctttcattctatatatatttatatataaaacatgtgtgtgtacaggTAGCACATCACTACCCCTTTTCACACCCACcacattcccttcctacaTTCCTTTTACGTTCCCGTCCTACATTCCTTTtacattcccttcctacattccttttacacttcctttcctacaTTCCTCTTACAgttcctttatttgtttaCTACAGTATGATATGATAGTTCTCCGTATCGCTATTCTTTGAGGACATGGTAGAACATTAAtctattattatgtatattacaCGCACGCATGCTTTCCTATTACATTGTACACGCACGTATGCGTTcctttattatgtacatatatagaagaaaagggggctTGTGCAAAACTGCCTTTCTTctgtagaaaaaatttcagcaTGTGACATTTACTCTATGTTCTATTTTGCTATTCTTAAGTGGAAAGGGGGCgttgggggtggtggtggtaggtgggttgttagatcaTTAAAGTATTGTtagatcacatatatatattgtgtggtgcagtgcacagttcatatattcatatgtgCAGCAgagaacaccttcctttcacctcttccttccaccagccacccctaacaaccttccccaTACGGagtaatgtgtacatattattagTATTCTTCGGAATAAGCTTAATTTATTGGCTAAGAATTAACTACACATGACATAAAGGGAAGGACGGGGGACCTGTACTaaattgtgtacatatatatatatgaatgtatatatatatatgtagcagCAACCGAGTTGCTCATGCATTGCGCACCCCCCCTCTTATATAGTAGTGCTGTGCTTCCGTCACACATTCTCCCATACATGGTGTGTTGGCGGGTGcgcatattccttttttccacttatgTTTGATTAGTGGAAGTGTAATTACTTTTTCGCGGCTCCCTCCCTCGGCT includes:
- a CDS encoding Phospholipase; amino-acid sequence: MAERESRDEEICLRGATRLDGTPKHDSFLNKDGLLLRSYGWLVKNAIGIIILIHGIKCHARLNFLRPNVEVISDDNVIVKDENNYYLYEDSWVEQFNKHGYSVFGLDLQGHGLSDGYEKLSYHVKEFDDFAYDVMQYIRNIQDSINGSNGGDPRKGEDVSSPFRDDKICERKALPTYLVGISMGGSIALRMLQILGKSPNRRKSAGLHISGCISISPMITVKKMPSRNSFLFQYVYLPLSKCIADWFPTVRLINKYLYKKYPYVKYFIEYDKNRPKGGITCRFGYELLRTIDNLDNDIKHMPKDIPVLIIHSKEDILCCYDGSLSFYNRIDVNNKEMHTLEDMEHTIIWEPGNEDVSKKIVDWMRGLPSSKVGSTSKGEERVEEEQSV